A genomic window from Lotus japonicus ecotype B-129 chromosome 1, LjGifu_v1.2 includes:
- the LOC130727924 gene encoding probable LRR receptor-like serine/threonine-protein kinase At3g47570 isoform X1: protein MNHPCANSKSPLLRNLNGFLLLCMISSLHLVTTATSEENETDLSALLDFKSKIVGDPFNIMSSWNNSFHHCNWTGISCNISNGRVMNMNLAKLRLKGTLTPSIGNLTFLTTLNLFSNSFHGEIPQELGRLLYLQTLEFTFNDFSGNIPNNLSHCRELLSLGFWDNNLTGTIPNWIGNISSLTRLSFALNNFHGSIPNELGLLSSLTRLVLYGNFLSGTVPSSIYNLSSLFYFTLAQNNLHGSLPSDVGFTLPNLEIFAGGLNNFTGNVPASLLNASKLVFLDFSVNALTGSLPKNIGALNRLTRLSFEHNRLGTGKAGDLNFLDSLVNCTSLQVLLLGTNRFGGVLPDSIANFSTQLYRFAFGSNEIQGNIPAGISNLVNLTLLSLEGNHLTGSVPDAIGKLQNLQELYLNVNNFSGRIPSSLGNLSSIIKLFLEQNNFEGSIPSSLGKCKELLLFSLYLNKLSGTIPKEVFNLSFLSIYLDVSYNALSGSLPVEVGKLHNLGELVLTGNNFSGVIPSSLGSCLSLERLHLQGNSFQGNIPQSLKGLRGLLDIDLSRNNLSGKIPEFLGEFTQLKRLNLANNSFEGEIPMNGIFKNVTSISLYGNSKLCGGVPQLNFPSCTVRKTSSLRKLLSPKVAIPIAIALVLVLLISCFLTIFLIVKRAKKRTSLSTTSLELGFSYSEIANCTGGFSQDNLVGSGSFGSVYKGTLSGDGSIVAVKVLNLQQRGASRSFIDECQVLRNTRHRNLLKIITAISSVDRQGNEFKALVFEFMSNGSLEDWLHPISNLQSQTKTLTFIQRLNIAIDVACALEYLHHLGETPIVHCDIKPSNVLLDNNFVAHVGDFGLATFLFEEPSNLSKPSIMSASLRGSIGYVPPEYGMGGKPSTLGDIYSYGILLLEIFTRKRPTDEAFEGGMGIRQFIAMALPINVMDEFDDESEEFEENVEEERAIRGNYELEVHVRILGHKYNF from the exons ATGAACCATCCTTGTGCAAACTCCAAGAGCCCATTGTTGCGAAATCTTAATGGTTTTCTTCTGTTATGCATGATCTCAAGCTTGCACTTGGTAACAACAGCAACATCAGAAGAAAATGAAACTGATCTCAGTGCTTTACTTGACTTCAAGAGTAAAATAGTTGGAGATCCATTCAACATTATGAGTTCTTGGAATAACTCCTTCCACCACTGCAATTGGACAGGAATCAGCTGCAACATTTCCAATGGAAGGGTCATGAACATGAACCTTGCAAAACTGAGATTAAAAGGTACTCTTACACCATCCATAGGAAACCTCACATTCCTCACCACACTGAACCTGTTTAGCAATAGCTTCCATGGTGAAATTCCTCAAGAGTTGGGTCGTTTACTCTACCTGCAAACTCTGGAATTCACCTTCAATGACTTTAGTGGGAACATTCCAAATAACCTCAGCCACTGTAGAGAACTATTGTCACTTGGTTTTTGGGATAACAATCTCACAGGAACAATCCCAAATTGGATCGGAAACATTTCTTCTCTGACCCGTCTTAGTTTTGCCTTGAACAATTTCCATGGAAGCATACCAAATGAGCTTGGTCTTTTATCAAGTTTAACACGACTAGTACTATATGGGAATTTTTTGTCTGGCACAGTTCCTTCTTCAATCTATAATCTTTCTTCCTTGTTCTATTTCACTCTCGCTCAAAACAATCTCCATGGAAGTTTACCATCTGATGTCGGATTTACTCTTCCTAACCTTGAAATATTTGCTGGTGGACTCAACAATTTCACAGGGAATGTTCCTGCATCATTGTTAAATGCTTCAAAACTAGTATTTCTTGACTTTTCTGTTAATGCCCTCACTGGATCACTGCCTAAGAACATAGGGGCCTTGAACCGGTTAACTAGACTTAGTTTTGAGCATAATAGGCTTGGAACTGGTAAAGCAGGAGATCTTAATTTTCTTGATTCTTTGGTCAATTGCACATCTCTACAGGTTCTACTCCTCGGAACGAATCGCTTTGGTGGAGTATTGCCTGATTCAATTGCTAATTTCTCAACCCAATTGTACAGATTTGCCTTTGGTTCCAATGAAATACAAGGAAATATACCTGCTGGGATTAGCAATCTTGTTAACTTGACCCTTTTATCATTGGAAGGAAACCACTTAACTGGTAGTGTTCCTGATGCAATAGGCAAGCTGCAAAATCTGCAAGAGTTGTATCTCAATGTCAACAACTTTTCAGGAAGAATCCCATCCTCTTTAGGaaatttgtcttcaataattAAACTCTTTCTGGAGCAGAACAATTTTGAAGGAAGCATACCTTCAAGTCTTGGAAAGTGCAAGGAGTTATTGTTGTTTAGCCTTTATCTTAACAAGCTTAGTGGCACAATACCAAAAGAAGTTTTTAACCTTTCTTTTCTATCAATATATTTGGATGTATCTTACAATGCTTTGTCAGGGTCACTTCCTGTTGAGGTGGGTAAGCTGCATAACCTTGGAGAGTTGGTGCTGACTGGGAACAACTTCTCAGGAGTCATTCCATCTTCTCTTGGCAGCTGCCTTAGCTTGGAAAGGCTGCATTTGCAGGGTAACTCTTTCCAGGGAAACATTCCTCAAAGTTTGAAGGGTTTGAGAGGTTTACTTGATATAGATCTTTCGCGCAATAACCTGTCAGGTAAGATTCCTGAGTTTCTTGGTGAGTTCACACAACTCAAGCGTCTTAATCTTGCTAACAACAGTTTTGAAGGTGAAATACCAATGAATGGAATCTTCAAGAATGTAACTTCCATTTCACTATATGGAAACAGCAAGCTCTGTGGTGGTGTCCCACAATTAAATTTTCCTTCATGCACTGTGAGGAAAACCTCTTCCTTAAGAAAACTTCTTTCACCTAAGGTGGCTATCCCTATAGCTATTGCACTTGTTCTTGTACTCTTGATATCATGTTTTCTTACCATCTTCCTCATTGTTAAAAGAGCAAAAAAGAGAACTTCATTATCAACTACCTCCTTGGAATTGGGATTTTCTTACTCAGAAATTGCAAATTGCACTGGTGGGTTCTCCCAGGATAACTTGGTTGGCTCAGGAAGTTTTGGTTCTGTATATAAAGGAACTCTTTCAGGTGATGGATCAATTGTTGCAGTGAAAGTGTTGAATCTTCAACAAAGAGGGGCTTCGAGAAGCTTCATTGATGAATGCCAAGTTCTGAGGAATACAAGGCACCGCAACCTTCTCAAGATCATAACTGCCATCTCAAGTGTTGATCGACAAGGTAATGAGTTCAAGGCTCTAGTCTTTGAGTTCATGTCTAATGGCAGTCTAGAAGATTGGTTGCATCCAATTAGTAACCTGCAATCACAGACCAAGACATTGACATTTATCCAGAGACTGAACATTGCAATTGACGTTGCTTGTGCCCTGGAATATCTGCACCACTTGGGTGAAACACCAATTGTTCATTGTGATATAAAGCCAAGCAATGTTCTTCTTGACAATAATTTTGTAGCCCATGTTGGTGACTTTGGCTTAGCTACATTTCTGTTTGAAGAACCAAGCAATTTGTCCAAACCATCTATCATGTCAGCTAGCCTAAGGGGCTCTATTGGATATGTCCCTCCAG AGTATGGCATGGGTGGAAAACCTTCTACGCTTGGAGACATCTACAGTTATGGAATACTATTACTAGAGATCTTCACAAGAAAAAGACCAACTGATGAAGCATTTGAAGGTGGCATGGGAATTCGCCAGTTTATAGCAATGGCTCTACCTATCAATGTCATG GATGAATTTGATGATGAAagtgaagaatttgaagaaaatGTAGAAGAAGAAAGAGCTATTAGGGGAAACTATGAGCTTGAAGTTcatgttagaattttgggtcacaaatataacttttaa
- the LOC130727924 gene encoding probable LRR receptor-like serine/threonine-protein kinase At3g47570 isoform X2, translating to MNHPCANSKSPLLRNLNGFLLLCMISSLHLVTTATSEENETDLSALLDFKSKIVGDPFNIMSSWNNSFHHCNWTGISCNISNGRVMNMNLAKLRLKGSLPVEVGKLHNLGELVLTGNNFSGVIPSSLGSCLSLERLHLQGNSFQGNIPQSLKGLRGLLDIDLSRNNLSGKIPEFLGEFTQLKRLNLANNSFEGEIPMNGIFKNVTSISLYGNSKLCGGVPQLNFPSCTVRKTSSLRKLLSPKVAIPIAIALVLVLLISCFLTIFLIVKRAKKRTSLSTTSLELGFSYSEIANCTGGFSQDNLVGSGSFGSVYKGTLSGDGSIVAVKVLNLQQRGASRSFIDECQVLRNTRHRNLLKIITAISSVDRQGNEFKALVFEFMSNGSLEDWLHPISNLQSQTKTLTFIQRLNIAIDVACALEYLHHLGETPIVHCDIKPSNVLLDNNFVAHVGDFGLATFLFEEPSNLSKPSIMSASLRGSIGYVPPEYGMGGKPSTLGDIYSYGILLLEIFTRKRPTDEAFEGGMGIRQFIAMALPINVMDEFDDESEEFEENVEEERAIRGNYELEVHVRILGHKYNF from the exons ATGAACCATCCTTGTGCAAACTCCAAGAGCCCATTGTTGCGAAATCTTAATGGTTTTCTTCTGTTATGCATGATCTCAAGCTTGCACTTGGTAACAACAGCAACATCAGAAGAAAATGAAACTGATCTCAGTGCTTTACTTGACTTCAAGAGTAAAATAGTTGGAGATCCATTCAACATTATGAGTTCTTGGAATAACTCCTTCCACCACTGCAATTGGACAGGAATCAGCTGCAACATTTCCAATGGAAGGGTCATGAACATGAACCTTGCAAAACTGAGATTAAAAG GGTCACTTCCTGTTGAGGTGGGTAAGCTGCATAACCTTGGAGAGTTGGTGCTGACTGGGAACAACTTCTCAGGAGTCATTCCATCTTCTCTTGGCAGCTGCCTTAGCTTGGAAAGGCTGCATTTGCAGGGTAACTCTTTCCAGGGAAACATTCCTCAAAGTTTGAAGGGTTTGAGAGGTTTACTTGATATAGATCTTTCGCGCAATAACCTGTCAGGTAAGATTCCTGAGTTTCTTGGTGAGTTCACACAACTCAAGCGTCTTAATCTTGCTAACAACAGTTTTGAAGGTGAAATACCAATGAATGGAATCTTCAAGAATGTAACTTCCATTTCACTATATGGAAACAGCAAGCTCTGTGGTGGTGTCCCACAATTAAATTTTCCTTCATGCACTGTGAGGAAAACCTCTTCCTTAAGAAAACTTCTTTCACCTAAGGTGGCTATCCCTATAGCTATTGCACTTGTTCTTGTACTCTTGATATCATGTTTTCTTACCATCTTCCTCATTGTTAAAAGAGCAAAAAAGAGAACTTCATTATCAACTACCTCCTTGGAATTGGGATTTTCTTACTCAGAAATTGCAAATTGCACTGGTGGGTTCTCCCAGGATAACTTGGTTGGCTCAGGAAGTTTTGGTTCTGTATATAAAGGAACTCTTTCAGGTGATGGATCAATTGTTGCAGTGAAAGTGTTGAATCTTCAACAAAGAGGGGCTTCGAGAAGCTTCATTGATGAATGCCAAGTTCTGAGGAATACAAGGCACCGCAACCTTCTCAAGATCATAACTGCCATCTCAAGTGTTGATCGACAAGGTAATGAGTTCAAGGCTCTAGTCTTTGAGTTCATGTCTAATGGCAGTCTAGAAGATTGGTTGCATCCAATTAGTAACCTGCAATCACAGACCAAGACATTGACATTTATCCAGAGACTGAACATTGCAATTGACGTTGCTTGTGCCCTGGAATATCTGCACCACTTGGGTGAAACACCAATTGTTCATTGTGATATAAAGCCAAGCAATGTTCTTCTTGACAATAATTTTGTAGCCCATGTTGGTGACTTTGGCTTAGCTACATTTCTGTTTGAAGAACCAAGCAATTTGTCCAAACCATCTATCATGTCAGCTAGCCTAAGGGGCTCTATTGGATATGTCCCTCCAG AGTATGGCATGGGTGGAAAACCTTCTACGCTTGGAGACATCTACAGTTATGGAATACTATTACTAGAGATCTTCACAAGAAAAAGACCAACTGATGAAGCATTTGAAGGTGGCATGGGAATTCGCCAGTTTATAGCAATGGCTCTACCTATCAATGTCATG GATGAATTTGATGATGAAagtgaagaatttgaagaaaatGTAGAAGAAGAAAGAGCTATTAGGGGAAACTATGAGCTTGAAGTTcatgttagaattttgggtcacaaatataacttttaa